Below is a genomic region from Demequina sp. NBRC 110054.
GGACGCCTACGCCAAGGCGGTGCGCGCCGACGCCGATGCCCAGGGCCAGGCGACCGCTGCCGAGGCCGACGCCTACAGCCGAGACACTCGCGCCGGCGCCGACAAGTACTCGCAGGCTCAGCGCGCCGCCGCCGACCAGTATGCCGACGAGCTCCGTGCCACGGCCGCGGACGAGGCGCAGGCGCTGCGCGAGGAGGCCGAGACCTACGACCGCCTGACGCGCTCGGAGGCCGACCAGTACGCGACCGCGACCCGTGCGAGCGCCCAGTCCGCCCTCGACGCCGCCGAGCAGGAGGCAGAGCAGGCCCTGGCCGTCGGTCAGGCGCAGGCCCGCGACATCGTCACCGCCGCGACCAACGAGGCGAACACGCTGCGTGCCCGCTCCGACGAGGAGGGCGCCGCGGCGCTGTCGTCGGCCCGCGCGGAGGCGCGCCTCATGGTCGAGCAGGCCAAGGCCGAGGCTCAGCAGCTGCGCACCGTCGCACACTCGGACGTCGAGGCGGCACGCGAGGAGGCGCGTCGCACCCGCGAGGACCTCCAGATCGAGATCGTGCAGCGACGCGAGGCCGCCGAGCAGTCCCTCAACCAGCTCCACGCGGAGGCGACCGCCGAGAACGCGGCGATGGTCGAGGATGCGAAGGTGCGCGCCGCCGAGGCCGAGGACCGGCTCTCCGCCGCGCTCGAGCGCGCCGAGGTCGTGCGCCGCGAGGCCGAGGCCCACGCGGGCACCCTGCTCACGAACGCGCGCAACAACGCCGACGAGATCGTGAGCGGTGCGCGCGAGCACGCCGAGACGATCATGTCGGAGGCGGTCTCCGACTCCGAGCGCGAGCGCACCATGGCCGCGCAGGAGGTCGAGGAGCTCAACCGCCAGCGCGAGTCGATCACGTCCTACCTGGACGACCTTCGGTCGCTGCTGGGCTCGGACCCCGTGTCGAACCTCGCGGCGGCGCAGAAGCTGAGCGCGGCGGCTGCCGCCGAGGCTGGCGCGAAGCCCAGCGAGGCCTGAGCCGGATGACCTCGGGGACCGAGCCGCACGACTCGCAGCTGCGCGCGTCGGCCCTCGAGCGCGCCCGTGCGGCCGAGGCCGCACAGGCGAGGACGCTGCTCACCCGGTTCATCGAGGAGGCGCGCGAGGCGGGCCTGACGCCGGGACCGCTCACGGCTCGCGGGTATGACGGCCGCGGCACCTACCGCACCCAGGTCGAGGGCTGGTATCTCAAGCGCGACCGGTCGGTCGCGGTCGGCACGGACGGCGAATTTTACGTGATGTCGGTGCAGGGCGGCGTGCTCGAGCGACTGCGAGGCACGCGCGTCGAGCCGTCCGATCCCCCGCTCGAGCTCGGCCGCGGAGGCCGGGACGGCGAGTCGATCCCGCTCGACATCGCGCTCGACCGCCTGCTCGGCAGGGAGTAGCGGCTACCTGCTCGGCAAGGAGTAGCGGCTACGTCGACGTGAGCGGCGCGAGCAGCCTCGCGACCTCCATGGGCGCCTCGAAGGCCGCGAGGTGACCGACGCCTTCGACGAGGGCCACCTCGACGCCGAGCGCCTGAGCCATCACCTCGAGCTCTTCGGCCCCGACGAGCCCATCGAGCGCACCTCCCAGCACGACGGCGGGCGCGTCCATCTCCTTGAGCACCTCGACGCGGTCGGGGCGGGCTGCCATCGCCCGCTGCCCCCACGCGATGCCGTCGCCGCTGTGCTGCGCGATGTTCGCCGCGATCGCGGCGACGAGCGCGTCGCGCGCGGCGCCCTGCGTGCCCACAAGGCCCTCTGCCATCCCACGCGGGTCCTCCGCGCCGGCGGCGCCCTCGAGCGCGTCGGCGGTCGCGAGACGCTTCGCGTGCGCCTCCTCGGTGTCCGCGGTGGCCCGCGTCGCGATCAGCCCGATCCCGGCGACGGCGCCGGGGTGGCGCTCCGCGACCGCCATGGCGACGTATCCACCCATCGAGCACCCGATCCACACCGCGGCCTCGTGTCCCGTGGTCTCGCGCATGGCCGCCACGGCGGCGTCGGCGATGAGCTCGAGCGACGGCTCGTCATCGGGAAGGGGCATCTCGCCGATGCCGGGCATGTCGAACGAGATGACGTCGCCGGGGATCGCGTCGAGGTCGGCGAGGGCGTCGATCAACGGGTCCCACTGGGCCCTGTCGACGGGGAAGGCATTGAGCAGCACCACCGGGGTGCCGTCGGGGATCACGCTCACGGTCTCCTCCTTCACGAGCGTTGCGGTGTCACGGGCGGTAGGGACGACGATGCTGTGAGGGAATGCGGTCCGCGGCGAACCGGCCGCCGCGCTTCTATTGCACCACGGACGAGGGCACGAGCGTCGGCAACGGCGCGCGGCCGGGCGCGACCCTGGCGACGATCTCGTCGAGCACGATCCTCACGTACTTCTCCCCCACCCACAGGTGCTTCGCATCCTCGACCGGGACGAGGTCGAGCTGCGTGAGCGGCGCGAACCGCTCGCGCGCCTCGTCGGGCTTCAGGAAGTCGTCGTGCTCGGGCACGAGGGCCGTGACGGGCCTGCCGGTCGCCGCCCAGCGCTCGAGGTCGGCGGGCTGGGCGCGGTGCAGGGGCGGCGACAGCAGGATCGCGCCGACGACGTCCTGCTCGGCGCCGTGCATGAGCGTGACCTCGGTGCCGAAGCTCCACCCGACCAGCCACACGTTCGGGAGACCGCGCTCGTGGACGTAGGCGACCGCGGCCCGGAGGTCGTGGGCCTCGGCCACGCCGCCGTCGAACTCGCCCTCGGAACTTCCCCGCGGAGACGAGGTGCCGCGCGTGTTGAAGCGCAGCACCGCGACGTCCGCGAGGTGCGGCAGGCGCCACGCGGCCTTGCGGAAGACGTGCGAGTCCATGAAGCCCCCGTGCGTGGGCAGCGGGTGCATCGTGACCAGCGTCGCGGCGACGCGACCGGAGGCGGGCAGCGCGAGCTCGCCGACGAGCGTGAGGCCGTCCGCGGTGCGCAACTCGATCTCCTCGCGGACCGCGGGCAGCACGGTCGTGGAGCGGATCTCGGTCATGTCGGTCGCCGCTGCGGCGACCCCCTCGGCCTCAGCCACGGGTCCTCCCATAGGTGTTCCAGCAGTGGGTGTGCCAGTGACGACGGGTCGCCGCGGCAGCGTCGGCCCCGAAGAGCCCGTCCGCCGGCCAGGCCACGAGGTGCTGCGTCGCGCCGTCGATCTCCTGGCTGCACCCCGGGCAGAGGTACGTGCGATCACTCGGGCGCGGCACCGCGACCTTGTACTCCTCGCCGCGCGGCCCGATCTCGCGGCGCGCGCCGACCGACCCCGCGAGGCGCTCGACGTCCAGATCCTGATGGGGCTGGCCGTACGGGCGCTTGGAGGAGCGGCGCTTCGAGGGCATGCGGCCAGTCTACGAAAGCGCCGCGGCCCCTCAGTACGTGCGCGCGGGCGTCTCGATCTCGACGGACGCGGGCGCGATCTCGCGCGTGCGCAGCGTCTCGCGGTACCAGTAGGCCGAGTCCTTCCACGTGCGCACCAGGCTGTCGTAGTCGACGTGGACCATCCCGAAGCGCTTCGCGTAGCCCTGCGCCCACTCGAAGTTGTCCATGAGCGACCACGCCATGTACCCGCGCACGTCGGCGCCCTCGCCCACCGCCGCGAGCACCGCGGCAAGGTGCGACCTGAAGTAGGCGATGCGCGCGTCGTCCCTCACCCGGCCCTCGGCATCCACCGCATCGTCCCAGGCGGAGCCGTTCTCGGTGATGTAGATCGGCTTGCCGGTCTCGCGGTGGATCTTGAGCAGGTGCGCGTGCAGCGCGTCGGGGTCGATGTTCCAGCCCATCGCGGTCTGCTCGCCGAGCGGCGGCATGAACTCGATCTCCTCGTCGCCCGGCCACGGCGAGTTGGCGCCCGCCTTGTGCCCGTCGGCCAGCGTCGCCACGTCCGAGGTGGCCTTGCCCTTGTGGGGGTTGTGGCGCACGAGGTGCGAGGCGTAGTAGTTGACGCCGAACCAGTCCACGGCTCCGTGCATCTCCTCGAGGTCGCCGTCGTGCACGAAGGACCAGTCGGTGAGGTGCGCGGTGTTCGGCTTCAGCACGGCCGGGTAGGTGCCGGCGACGAAAGGCTCGTGGAACATCGTGTTCGCGAGGGCGTCGATGTGCGCGGCGGCCCACCGGTCCCTGGGGTTGGACGGGTCCCACGGGCGAGGCGTGTGGCAGTTGTTCACGAGCCCGACCTTGAGCTCGGGACGGAGCGCCTTCATCGCGCGGTAGGCGCGCGCATGCGCGAGGTTGAGGTGGTGCGCCGCGATCAGCGCCTCGACGTCGTCCGCGTGGCCGGGAGCGTGCGCACCCGCGCCGTAGCCCACGAACGACGACACCCACGGCTCGTTGAACGTCGTCCAGAACTCCACGTCCGCGCCGAGCTCCTCGACCATGCGGACGGCGTAGGAGACGAAGGCGTCGACCGTGTCGCGGCTGAGCCAGCCGCCCTGGTCCTCGAGCTCCTGCGGGAGGTCCCAGTGGTAGAGCGTGACCATGGGCGCGATGCCCTTGTCCTTGAGACGCGCGACGATCCCCTTGTAGAAGGCGATCCCCTCCTCGTTGAACGCGCCGGCTCCGGTGGGTTGCACGCGCGGCCACGCGATCGAGAAGCGGTACGCCTGCAGCCCCAGGTCGGCCATCATGTCGATGTCCGTCTCCCAGCGGTGGAAGTGGTCGCACGCGACGTCGCCGGTGTCGCCTCCGACGACCTTTCCGGGCGTGTGGGAGAAGGTGTCCCAGATGGAGACGCCGCGGCCGCCCTCGGTCGCACCGCCCTCGATCTGGTAGGACGCGGTGGCGGCGCCGAGCACGAAGTTCTCAGGGAAGCGAATGGTCATGCCCCGAGTGTACCGAAACGTTTCGATTCTGTGGACTGGGCCCGTCGACCCGCTCCTACCGCGCGGCCATCTCCGCAGCGACGGCGGCGCCCGCCGCGGCGATCACCCTCGTCTGGACGGGCCGCACCTTCGCGGCCCAGTACGCGTCCACCGCCTCGAGCGCGAGCGCCTGCGAGGCCGTCTGCTCGCGCAGATCCGTGCGCGGCAGGTCGTCGAGGTTGAAACGCACGATGTCGCGCGCGAGCGCCTGCACCTCGGCGTCAGACGCATCGTCCGAGATCTCGCTCAGCCGCACGTTGAGACCGCGGAGCCTGCCCCGCACCTCGGGCTCGAGGATCGGCGCCATCACGCGGGCGTACTCGCCGCGCTGCGCCTTGGGCGTCACCTGATACCCGAGCACCATCTCGTGGGTGGCGAGGGCGGCAAGCTCCGCCGTAAGCCCGTCCGTGAGCGCCTCGACGAACGGTGCGACCTCCGCCGCGAGATCGGGAGCGCGCCGCGAGGCACGGATCTCCGCGAGCTCCGCTCGCCGGCGCTCGAGCAGGACGATCTGGTCCGCGAGGGCCTCATCGATGGCGTGCAGCTCCGCGTCCGCGTCCGCGGCGCCATCGAGAAGGTCAGGGGTGCGCTCGAGCGGCACGCCGAGGTCCGCCAGCCGACGGATCCGGATCACGCGAGCGACATGCTCGATCGAGTACTCGCGGTAGCCGTTCGCGGAACGCGGCGGCTCCTCGACGACCCCGAGCTGGTGATAGTGCCGCAGCGTCCGCGGAGTGACCCCCGCGAGCCGCGCGGCCTCCGCGGATCGCATGCGCACGAGTCTATCCAGCAGCGACGATGCTGCGGCTGGGGACGTCGTCCCGGTCGGGGGCGTCCTCTGTCCCCGTCGGTGCGGGCACGTCCAGGCGGCGCAGCGCGGGCGCGAGCGCCGCGATCGCGGTCAGGCCGGCCCAGACGACCACGCCGGCCCACGAGGCCGTGCGCAGTCCCCCCACGTCGGCGAGCGCGCCCGCGCCGAGGACGCCGAGCGGCACGGCGGCGAGCACGAAGGCGTTCTGGGTCGCCAGCACCCTGCCTCGCGCGTGGTCGGGGGTGAGATCCACGAGCGCGGCACCGATGGCCGAGTTCAGCGGCCCGGCGGCGAGGCCCATGATCGCGGCGCCCACCAGCACGAGGGTCGGGGAACTGAGCGGCGCCACGAGGATCAGTCCCAGCAACGCACCCGCCACTCCCCCGACGAACCACGCGCGGCGCCTGCGGCCGTCAGCGAGGGCGCTGTAGAGGAGCGCTCCCACGATGGCGGCCACCGCGAACGCCGCGAGCACCGCGCCGACCAATCCGGGGCGCCCCACCTCGAGCGCGTACGACGGCAGCACAAGTCCCTGGAGCGATCCCGTCACCGCCATCGAACCCGCGGACAGCACGGTCGCCCACACGAGGGTCGGACTTCCGGCGAGGACGCGCCAGCCGTCGCGCAGGCTCGCGAGCGGGCCATCCTGGGGCAACGCACGGGCCACGCGGTCCGCATCGTCCCCGGAGACTCCGGCGTCCCAGCGCCCCACATCGTCGCGGGAGGCTCCGGCGGCCGCGCCGTCGACCATCGCCGCCGCCATCCGGCCGGCTCCCCGGGGCACCGCGAGCCCCGCGAGCGCTGCCGCGCCGGACGCGGCCGCGGTGACCCACATCACGGCCGTCGGGCCGAGCACCCCGATCACTCCCGCGGCCAGCGCGGGTCCGGCGACCATGGCGAGCGCCGCGGCGCCCTGGACGATGCCGAGGACGCGATCGAGCCCGAGCCCCGATGCGCGCGCGATCGCGGGGGCCATCGCTTCGCGCGCGGAGGCGCCCGGAGCGTCCCCGACGGCGCCCGCGATCGCGAGACCGATGAACCAGCCGAGCGAGAGGCCGATCGCCCCGTCGACGAGAGGGATGGCGGCGACGGCGAGAGCGGAGATGACGTCGGACAGCACGGCGATGTCGCGGCGGTTGGCGCGATCGACCACCACGCCGGCGGCGAGCCCGACCGCGATGGTGGGCACCGCCGTCGCGGCCGCGACGACGCCGGTCGCGAGCGGGTCGCCAGTGGTCGTGAGGATGAGGAGCGGCAGCGCCACGGCGGCGGCCGCGTTTCCGAGGGCGGAGAGGAAGGAGGCGGCAAGGTAGCCGAGGGTCGAGGTCTTCATGGCTCGAGCCTCGACTATGACGCTACGTCAGGGTCAAGCGGTCGCCCGTGGCGACGTCAGCAGCGCGTCAGAACAGCCGCGTCGAGAGGTCCTCGGCCCCGCGCATCCCCTCGTAGTCGAGCAGGAGGCAGCGGATGCCCCGGTCCTCGGCGAGCACGCGCGCCTGAGGCTTGATCTCCTGGGCGGCGAACACGCCCGAGACCGGCGCGAGCAGTGGATCGCGGTTCATGAGCTCGAGGTAGCGCGTGAGCTGCTCCACGCCGTCGATCTCGCCCCGGCGCTTGATCTCGACGGCCACAGAGCCGCCCGCCGCATCGCGCGCAAGGATGTCGACCGGGCCGATCGCGGTCATGAACTCGCGGCGCACGAGCGTGTGCCCTTCGCCGAGCAGGTGCACCTGCTCCGCGAGCAGCTCCTGGAGGTGCGCCTCGACGCCGTCCTTGACGAGCCCCGGATCCACGCCGAGCTCATGCTCCGTGTCGGACACGACCTCGTGGAGGTCGATCTCCAGGCGGTCGTCCGACTTCTGGTGCTGGACGACCCAGACCTTCGCGACTCCGCGCTCGACGGCCTCCGGCTCCGGATCGACCTCACGCATCGTGCACGGGGGGCTCATCCAGTTGAGCGGCTTGTACGAGCCGCCGTCGGAGTGCAGGAGCACGGAGCCGTCGGCCTTGACCATGATGGCCCGCGTCGCGAGCGGAAGGTGAGCGCTGAGCCGCCCGGTGTACCGAGCGGCGCAGCGGGCGATGACGACCCGCATGATTCCTTACGGCAGGGCGACGCCCGGCCGAGGATCGGTGACGATCGTCACCGTGTCCTGGTCGAACGACAGGAAGCCACCCGTGATGGGCAGCTCGGCGCGGTCGCCATCCTCGGCGACGACAGCGACCGTGCCCGCGCGGAGCACCGCCAGCACCGGCTCGTGGTTCGCGAGGATCCCGATGGACCCCTCAACCGTAGGAGCGGACACCGACCGCGCCGTCCCGGACCAGAGAGTCTGGTCCGGGGCGACGATGAAAGCGGTGATGGTGGCGGCCATGGGTCAGCCGATCTCCTTCTGGATGCGGTTCCAGGCCTTGTCCAGGTCCTCGAGACCACCGATGTTGAAGAACGCCTGCTCCGAGATGTGGTCGTACTCGCCGCCGACCAGACCCTTGAACGCCTCGATGGTCTCGCTGAGCGGGACGGTCGAGCCCTCGACGCCCGTGAACTGCGTCGCCATGTAGGTGTTCTGCGACAGGAACTGCTGGATCTTGCGCGCACGGGCGACGATGATCTTGTCCTCCTCGGACAGCTCGTCGACACCGAGGATCGCGATGATGTCCTGCAGCTCCTTGTTGCGCTGGAGGATCGACTTCACCTGGTTGGCGACCTCGTAGTGGTCCTTGCCCACGTAGCGGGGGTCCAGGATGCGCGAGGTTGACGTCAGCGGGTCGACGGCCGGGTACAGGCCCTTCGACGCGATCTCACGGGAGAGCTCGGTCGTGGCGTCGAGGTGCGCGAACGTGGTCGCCGGCGCCGGGTCGGTGTAGTCGTCGGCGGGCACGTAGATCGCCTGCAGCGAGGTGATCGAGTGGCCGCGGGTCGAGGTGATGCGCTCCTGGAGCTGGCCCATCTCGTCCGCGAGGTTGGGCTGGTAGCCCACCGCGGAAGGCATGCGGCCGAGCAGGGTCGACACCTCGGAGCCCGCCTGCGTGAAGCGGAAGATGTTGTCGATGAACAGCAGCACGTCCTGCTTCTGCACGTCGCGGAAGTACTCCGCCATCGTCAGGGCGGACAGCGCGACGCGGAGACGCGTGCCCGGCGGCTCATCCATCTGGCCGAACACGAGGGCCGTCTGCTTGATGACGCCCGACTCGGTCATCTCCTCGATGAGGTCATTGCCCTCACGGGTGCGCTCACCGACGCCCGCGAACACCGACACACCGTTGTGGTTGTTGGCGACGCGGTAGATCATCTCCTGGATGAGGACGGTCTTGCCGACACCCGCACCACCGAACAGACCGATCTTTCCACCCTGCACGTAGGGGGTCAGGAGGTCGATGACCTTGATGCCCGTCTCGAACATCTGGGTCTTGGACTCGAGCTGGTCGAAGGCCGGGGGCTTGCGGTGGATCGGCCAGGTCTCGGTGACCTCGATCTTCTCGCCCTCCTCCGCGTTGAGGACCTCACCGGTCACGTTGAACACGTGGCCCTTGGTGATGTCGCCCACGGGGACGGAGATGGGGGCGCCGGTGTCCGTGACCGTCGCGCCGCGCACGAGGCCGTCGGTCGGCTTCAGCGCGACCGCGCGCACCATGTTGTCACCGAGGTGCTGAGCGACCTCGAGCGTCATCTTCAGCACGCCCTCGTCCTCGCCCTGGCTCGACAGGTCGATCTCGGTGGTGAGCGCGTGGTAGATGTCGGGGATCGCGTCCGCGGGGAACTCGATGTCGACCACGGGGCCGATCACGCGGGCGACGCGACCGGTGACCGGGCCGCGAGCGGCGGGGGTGGCCTCGTCGACCTCGTCGCCGACGGTCTTGGCGGTCTTCGCAGTAGGAGTCATCACTCTCTCGCTTCCGATCACGAGCCCGCCGCGAGCGCATCCGCGCCCGAGACGATCTCGCTGATTTCCTGGGTAATCTCTGCCTGACGCGCCGAGTTGGCGAGTCGGGTGTACTGACGGATGATGTCCTCCGCGTTGGTGACCGCGGTGTTCATCGCACGCTGACGGTTGGCGAGCTCGGACGCCGCCGCCTGGAGCAGACACGTGAAGATGCGGGCCCGGATGTACCGCGGCAGCAGCGCATCCAGCACCTCCTCGGCGCTCGGCTCGAAGTCGTACAGCGGGGTGACGTCCTCGGTGGGCTCCGTCACACCCTCGACGATCTCGATCGGGAGCATGCGGATGACCCACGGCTCCTGCTTGACCATCGAGTTGAAGCGCGTGTAGACGATGTGGATCTCCGACACGCCGCCCTGGTCGGGCGCGGCGCTGAACGCCTCGAAGAGCGTGTCGGCGATCTCGATCGCGCGCTCGAACTGAGGGGCGTCGGAGCCGTCGTCCCACACCGCCGCGAGCTCGCGGTGGCGGAACTTGTAGTACGACGCCGCGCGACGACCGGAGACGTACTGGACGATCTCCTTGCCCTCGGCCTCGAGCCGCTCCTTGAGTCGCTCTGCCTCACGCAGGACGTTCGCCGAGTAGGCGCCAGCCATGCCGCGGTCGGCCGTGATGACCAGCACCGCGACGCGGTTGGTGTCATCGCGCTCCGAGGTCAGCGGGTGGTCGGTGTGCGAGTGGTACGCCACCGAGCTGATCGCCCGCTGGATGGCACGGGTGTAGGGCGCGGCCTCACCCAGCCGCTGACGAGCCTTCCCGATGCGCGAGGCAGCGATTAGCTCCATCGCGCGGAAGATCTTCTTCAGCGATTGCGTGGACCGGATCCGCCCCCGGTACTCGCGCTGCTTGCCGCTCATCGTCCCTACTTCTTCTTGTTCGCGACGATCTGCTCCTGCTCGGAGCCTGCCTCGCCGCCGCCCGAGATCGTGGCGGTCGTGCTCAGCTCGGTGCCCTCGGACTCGAGGAACGTCGAGAGGTAGTCGTCCACAGCGGTGGCGAGCGCCTCCTCGGTGTCCTTCTCGAGCTTGCCGCTGGAGGCGATGTCGTCGAGGACCGAGGTGTTGCGACGCAGGTGGTCGAGCAGCTCGCGCTCGAAGCGCAGCACATCGGCGAGCGCGATCTTGTCGAGCTTGCCCTTGGTGCCGGCCCAGATGGAGACGACCTGCTCCTCCACCGGGTACGGGGAGTACTGGGGCTGCTTGAGCAGCTCCATCAGTCGCGCACCACGGGTGAGCTGCTGGCGGGACGCCGCGTCGAGGTCCGAGGCGAACATCGCGAACGCCTCGAGCGAGCGGTACTGCGCGAGGTCGATCTTCAGGGTTCCGGACACCGACTTCATGGCCTTGACCTGAGCGGAGCCACCGACGCGGGACACGGAGATACCGACGTCGATCGCGGGACGCTGGTTGGCGTTGAAGAGGTCCGACTGGAGGAAGATCTGACCGTCGGTGATGGAGATGACGTTGGTCGGGATGTACGCCGAGACGTCGTTCGCCTTGGTCTCGATGACCGGCAGACCGGTCATCGAGCCCGCGCCCATCTCGTCCGACAGCTTCGCGCAGCGCTCCAGCAGACGGGAGTGCAGGTAGAAGACGTCACCGGGGTACGCCTCGCGGCCCGGCGGGCGGCGGAGCAGCAGCGACACGGCGCGGTAGGCCTCGGCCTGCTTCGACAGGTCGTCGAAGATGATCAGGACGTGCTTGCCGTCGTACATCCAGTGCTGGCCGATGGCCGAGCCGGTGTACGGGGCCAGGTACTTGAAGCCTGCGGGGTCCGAGGCGGGAGCCGCGACGATCGTCGTGTACTCGAGCGCGCCGGCCTCCTCGAGGGCGCCGCGCACCGACGCGATGGTCGAGCCCTTCTGGCCGATCGCGACGTAGATGCAGCGGACCTGCTTCGTCGGGTCGCCGGTCTCCCAGTTGGCCTTCTGGTTGATGATCGTGTCGATCGCGATCGCGGTCTTGCCGGTCTGGCGGTCGCCGATGATCAGCTGGCGCTGACCGCGGCCGATCGGGATCATCGCGTCGATGGCCTTGAGACCGGTCTGCAGCGGCTCGTGCACGGACTTGCGCGCCATGACGCCGGGGGCCTGCAGCTCGAGCGCGCGGCGGGCCTCCGTCTCGATGTCGCCGAGGCCGTCGATCGGGTTGCCCAGCGGGTCCACGACGCGGCCCAGGTAGCCGTCGCCGACCGCCACGGAGAGGACCTCACCCGTGCGCTGGACCGACTGGCCCTCCTCGATCCCGGTGAACTCACCGAGGATGACGACACCGATCTCGCGAACGTCGAGGTTCAGCGCGAGGCCGAGCGTGCCGTCCTCGAAGCGCAGCAGCTCGTTCGCCATGCAGCCCGGAAGGCCCTCGACCTGCGCGATGCCGTCGGCCGCGAGGGTGACGGTGCCGACCTCGTCGGTGACCGCGCCCTTGGGCTCGTACGACTTCACGTAGCTGTCGAGAGCAGCCCGGATCTCCTCGGGGCTGA
It encodes:
- a CDS encoding alpha/beta fold hydrolase; the protein is MSVIPDGTPVVLLNAFPVDRAQWDPLIDALADLDAIPGDVISFDMPGIGEMPLPDDEPSLELIADAAVAAMRETTGHEAAVWIGCSMGGYVAMAVAERHPGAVAGIGLIATRATADTEEAHAKRLATADALEGAAGAEDPRGMAEGLVGTQGAARDALVAAIAANIAQHSGDGIAWGQRAMAARPDRVEVLKEMDAPAVVLGGALDGLVGAEELEVMAQALGVEVALVEGVGHLAAFEAPMEVARLLAPLTST
- a CDS encoding alpha/beta hydrolase → MGGPVAEAEGVAAAATDMTEIRSTTVLPAVREEIELRTADGLTLVGELALPASGRVAATLVTMHPLPTHGGFMDSHVFRKAAWRLPHLADVAVLRFNTRGTSSPRGSSEGEFDGGVAEAHDLRAAVAYVHERGLPNVWLVGWSFGTEVTLMHGAEQDVVGAILLSPPLHRAQPADLERWAATGRPVTALVPEHDDFLKPDEARERFAPLTQLDLVPVEDAKHLWVGEKYVRIVLDEIVARVAPGRAPLPTLVPSSVVQ
- a CDS encoding GH1 family beta-glucosidase; this translates as MTIRFPENFVLGAATASYQIEGGATEGGRGVSIWDTFSHTPGKVVGGDTGDVACDHFHRWETDIDMMADLGLQAYRFSIAWPRVQPTGAGAFNEEGIAFYKGIVARLKDKGIAPMVTLYHWDLPQELEDQGGWLSRDTVDAFVSYAVRMVEELGADVEFWTTFNEPWVSSFVGYGAGAHAPGHADDVEALIAAHHLNLAHARAYRAMKALRPELKVGLVNNCHTPRPWDPSNPRDRWAAAHIDALANTMFHEPFVAGTYPAVLKPNTAHLTDWSFVHDGDLEEMHGAVDWFGVNYYASHLVRHNPHKGKATSDVATLADGHKAGANSPWPGDEEIEFMPPLGEQTAMGWNIDPDALHAHLLKIHRETGKPIYITENGSAWDDAVDAEGRVRDDARIAYFRSHLAAVLAAVGEGADVRGYMAWSLMDNFEWAQGYAKRFGMVHVDYDSLVRTWKDSAYWYRETLRTREIAPASVEIETPARTY
- a CDS encoding MerR family transcriptional regulator, which codes for MRSAEAARLAGVTPRTLRHYHQLGVVEEPPRSANGYREYSIEHVARVIRIRRLADLGVPLERTPDLLDGAADADAELHAIDEALADQIVLLERRRAELAEIRASRRAPDLAAEVAPFVEALTDGLTAELAALATHEMVLGYQVTPKAQRGEYARVMAPILEPEVRGRLRGLNVRLSEISDDASDAEVQALARDIVRFNLDDLPRTDLREQTASQALALEAVDAYWAAKVRPVQTRVIAAAGAAVAAEMAAR
- a CDS encoding MFS transporter, which translates into the protein MKTSTLGYLAASFLSALGNAAAAVALPLLILTTTGDPLATGVVAAATAVPTIAVGLAAGVVVDRANRRDIAVLSDVISALAVAAIPLVDGAIGLSLGWFIGLAIAGAVGDAPGASAREAMAPAIARASGLGLDRVLGIVQGAAALAMVAGPALAAGVIGVLGPTAVMWVTAAASGAAALAGLAVPRGAGRMAAAMVDGAAAGASRDDVGRWDAGVSGDDADRVARALPQDGPLASLRDGWRVLAGSPTLVWATVLSAGSMAVTGSLQGLVLPSYALEVGRPGLVGAVLAAFAVAAIVGALLYSALADGRRRRAWFVGGVAGALLGLILVAPLSSPTLVLVGAAIMGLAAGPLNSAIGAALVDLTPDHARGRVLATQNAFVLAAVPLGVLGAGALADVGGLRTASWAGVVVWAGLTAIAALAPALRRLDVPAPTGTEDAPDRDDVPSRSIVAAG
- the nucS gene encoding endonuclease NucS, giving the protein MRVVIARCAARYTGRLSAHLPLATRAIMVKADGSVLLHSDGGSYKPLNWMSPPCTMREVDPEPEAVERGVAKVWVVQHQKSDDRLEIDLHEVVSDTEHELGVDPGLVKDGVEAHLQELLAEQVHLLGEGHTLVRREFMTAIGPVDILARDAAGGSVAVEIKRRGEIDGVEQLTRYLELMNRDPLLAPVSGVFAAQEIKPQARVLAEDRGIRCLLLDYEGMRGAEDLSTRLF
- a CDS encoding F0F1 ATP synthase subunit epsilon produces the protein MAATITAFIVAPDQTLWSGTARSVSAPTVEGSIGILANHEPVLAVLRAGTVAVVAEDGDRAELPITGGFLSFDQDTVTIVTDPRPGVALP
- the atpD gene encoding F0F1 ATP synthase subunit beta, yielding MTPTAKTAKTVGDEVDEATPAARGPVTGRVARVIGPVVDIEFPADAIPDIYHALTTEIDLSSQGEDEGVLKMTLEVAQHLGDNMVRAVALKPTDGLVRGATVTDTGAPISVPVGDITKGHVFNVTGEVLNAEEGEKIEVTETWPIHRKPPAFDQLESKTQMFETGIKVIDLLTPYVQGGKIGLFGGAGVGKTVLIQEMIYRVANNHNGVSVFAGVGERTREGNDLIEEMTESGVIKQTALVFGQMDEPPGTRLRVALSALTMAEYFRDVQKQDVLLFIDNIFRFTQAGSEVSTLLGRMPSAVGYQPNLADEMGQLQERITSTRGHSITSLQAIYVPADDYTDPAPATTFAHLDATTELSREIASKGLYPAVDPLTSTSRILDPRYVGKDHYEVANQVKSILQRNKELQDIIAILGVDELSEEDKIIVARARKIQQFLSQNTYMATQFTGVEGSTVPLSETIEAFKGLVGGEYDHISEQAFFNIGGLEDLDKAWNRIQKEIG
- a CDS encoding F0F1 ATP synthase subunit gamma — encoded protein: MSGKQREYRGRIRSTQSLKKIFRAMELIAASRIGKARQRLGEAAPYTRAIQRAISSVAYHSHTDHPLTSERDDTNRVAVLVITADRGMAGAYSANVLREAERLKERLEAEGKEIVQYVSGRRAASYYKFRHRELAAVWDDGSDAPQFERAIEIADTLFEAFSAAPDQGGVSEIHIVYTRFNSMVKQEPWVIRMLPIEIVEGVTEPTEDVTPLYDFEPSAEEVLDALLPRYIRARIFTCLLQAAASELANRQRAMNTAVTNAEDIIRQYTRLANSARQAEITQEISEIVSGADALAAGS
- the atpA gene encoding F0F1 ATP synthase subunit alpha, producing the protein MTDVTISPEEIRAALDSYVKSYEPKGAVTDEVGTVTLAADGIAQVEGLPGCMANELLRFEDGTLGLALNLDVREIGVVILGEFTGIEEGQSVQRTGEVLSVAVGDGYLGRVVDPLGNPIDGLGDIETEARRALELQAPGVMARKSVHEPLQTGLKAIDAMIPIGRGQRQLIIGDRQTGKTAIAIDTIINQKANWETGDPTKQVRCIYVAIGQKGSTIASVRGALEEAGALEYTTIVAAPASDPAGFKYLAPYTGSAIGQHWMYDGKHVLIIFDDLSKQAEAYRAVSLLLRRPPGREAYPGDVFYLHSRLLERCAKLSDEMGAGSMTGLPVIETKANDVSAYIPTNVISITDGQIFLQSDLFNANQRPAIDVGISVSRVGGSAQVKAMKSVSGTLKIDLAQYRSLEAFAMFASDLDAASRQQLTRGARLMELLKQPQYSPYPVEEQVVSIWAGTKGKLDKIALADVLRFERELLDHLRRNTSVLDDIASSGKLEKDTEEALATAVDDYLSTFLESEGTELSTTATISGGGEAGSEQEQIVANKKK